From Antennarius striatus isolate MH-2024 chromosome 14, ASM4005453v1, whole genome shotgun sequence, the proteins below share one genomic window:
- the LOC137607128 gene encoding histone-lysine N-methyltransferase SETDB1-B-like, which translates to MSDSPSGSGSSNASPRFRIQLKDGSDSLCGVKQAVVVLNRLPDYQLSGLRPPTPPQFYSEGESDSSSDSEMQWKPDGDSSDSDLPTSNNKRENGKLGKACKCEATKPATSQVNKNTYDDTRDTRPDLPEQEVRVDMFVLAKKKTRRWQRGKILGLITREDGRVKYKIGFDEKGKSLVSGHHMAFDTTPLLEQLYVGARVVISSQDPNLYRPGILAELPSRKNRLRFLVFLDDHKPFYLGLPSLHLVCRPLDDSLDDLQDGPHKMFMKKYLKDWPYPHLTHYAVGDELNAELNGAQQRCDVETVDSSLIEVVFREGQQKEWLHRGSVRLEHMQRYINMKGAEEKSD; encoded by the exons ATGTCTGATTCCCCGTCTGGTTCAGGCTCCTCGAATGCGTCTCCCCGCTTCAGGATTCAACTGAAGGACGGCTCTGACTCGCTCTGTGGAGTCAAACAGGCGGTTGTGGTCTTGAACAGACTCCCTGACTACCAGCTCAGCGGACTGCGACCCCCGACGCCGCCGCAGTTCTACAGCGAAGGGGAATCCGACAGCAGCAGCGACTCTGAGATGCAGTGGAAACCAGACGGAGACTCCAGCGACTCGGATCTCCCGACGTCCAACAACAAACGGGAGAACGGGAAACTGGGAAAAGCGTGCAAGTGTGAGGCGACGAAACCGGCGACATCACAAGTGAATAAAAACACCTACGATG ACACGAGGGACACCCGACCCGACCTGccggaacaggaagtcagagtgGACATGTTTGTCCTGGCAAAGAAAAAGACTCGCCGATGGCAACGCGGGAAGATTTTAGGTTTAATAACAAGAG AAGACGGACGTGTGAAATATAAGATCGGCTTTGATGAGAAAGGGAAGAGCCTGGTGTCGGGGCACCACATGGCCTTCGACACCACCCCCTTGCTGGAGCAGCTGTACGTCGGCGCCCGGGTGGTGATCAGCAGTCAGGACCCCAACCTGTACCGACCCGGCATCCTGGCCGAACTCCCCAGCAGGAAGAACCGCCTGAG GTTCTTGGTGTTTCTGGACGATCACAAGCCGTTCTACCTGGGGCTACCGTCGCTCCATCTGGTGTGTCGACCGC ttgaCGACTCTCTGGACGACCTTCAAGACGGGCCTCACAAGATGTTCATGAAGAAGTACCTGAAGGACTGGCCCTACCCCCACCTCACCCACTACGCCGTGGGGGACGAGCTCAACGCCGAGCTCAACGGCGCCCAGCAGCGCTGCGACGTGGAGACGGTGGACAGCAGCCTGATAGAGGTGGTTTTCAGG GAGGGTCAGCAGAAGGAGTGGCTCCATCGAGGCTCGGTGCGGCTGGAACACATGCAGAGATATATCAACATGAAAGGAGCCGAGGAGAAGAGCGACTGA